The Amblyomma americanum isolate KBUSLIRL-KWMA chromosome 5, ASM5285725v1, whole genome shotgun sequence genome window below encodes:
- the fusl gene encoding transmembrane protein fuseless isoform X2 — protein sequence MAVATAAAVATCDALLSLLVATPLVVAHWRAVWFLLDWFVLPQRPYVSGWLCLSLGHAAVLAAHLAQYALGSLGDDDDDYKRLRPRRPWRRFAARLYTPLLSVATIAQWRGVWILHDLFLEPVGPVPSALISLGAGCVGLALAGALKMVPASPPFAFGTDEPRAYFDAPTRLGCRPDKGGWLPFAADCALTVLVLQTLLISAWRGLWALLDATSRSAKASLASGSTAAVLLLAAQVPAGIVWRRLGGDDGGASKNAARGSLSWVQRAFEEFWHLAATYACVSIWRGIWMLVEEWLQEEVLAFALLAVGSFLLLQTVYAANNVLTRGVSLDGQGVAFDIAFLSELLTVPSSGLS from the exons ATGGCggtggcgacggcagcagcggtaGCAACCTGCGACGCGCTACTGAGTCTGCTCGTCGCCACTCCGCTAGTCGTGGCCCACTGGCGCGCCGTGTGGTTCCTCCTGGACTGGTTCGTATTACCCCAGAGGCCCTACGTCAGCGGCTGGCTCTGCCTGTCCCTGGGCCACGCGGCCGTTCTGGCAGCCCACTTAGCCCAATACGCGCTCGGTTCGCTCGgggatgatgacgatgactaCAAGAGACTTCGGCCCAGACGGCCCTGGCGCCGGTTCGCGGCCCGCCTGTACACCCCGCTGCTGTCCGTGGCCACGATCGCCCAGTGGCGAGGTGTCTGGATCCTCCACGACCTGTTCCTCGAGCCAGTCGGTCCGGTGCCGTCGGCGCTCATCTCTCTGGGCGCGGGTTGCGTGGGGCTGGCCCTGGCCGGAGCCCTGAAGATGGTGCCGGCTTCGCCGCCGTTCGCCTTCGGCACAGACGAGCCGCGGGCCTACTTCGACGCCCCGACGCGGCTGGGCTGCAGGCCGGACAAGGGGGGATGGTTGCCGTTCGCGGCCGATTGCGCGCTCACGGTGCTTGTGCTGCAGACGCTGTTGATCAGCGCCTGGCGGGGACTGTGGGCCCTTCTGGACGCGACCAGTAGGTCGGCGAAGGCATCGCTGGCATCGGGTTCGACGGCTGCagtgctgctgctggctgcccaGGTGCCAGCCGGAATCGTGTGGCGACGCCTGGGCGGCGACGACGGAGGTGCATCCAAGAATG CAGCAAGAGGCTCATTGTCCTGGGTGCAACGTGCATTCGAAGAGTTCTGGCACTTGGCTGCGACCTACGCCTGCGTGTCCATTTGGCGAGGAATCTGGATGCTTGTCGAAGAGTGGCTTCAGGAGGAGGTGCTAGCATTTGCACTGCTTGCTGTCGGATCGTTCCTTCTACTGCAGACTGTGTATGCTGCCAACAATGTTCTCACACGGGGCGTCTCCCTAGATGGGCAGGGTGTGGCATTTGACATTGCCTTCCTATCGGAGTTGCTCACAGTTCCGTCTTCCGGTCTATCTTGA
- the fusl gene encoding transmembrane protein fuseless isoform X1, which translates to MAVATAAAVATCDALLSLLVATPLVVAHWRAVWFLLDWFVLPQRPYVSGWLCLSLGHAAVLAAHLAQYALGSLGDDDDDYKRLRPRRPWRRFAARLYTPLLSVATIAQWRGVWILHDLFLEPVGPVPSALISLGAGCVGLALAGALKMVPASPPFAFGTDEPRAYFDAPTRLGCRPDKGGWLPFAADCALTVLVLQTLLISAWRGLWALLDATSRSAKASLASGSTAAVLLLAAQVPAGIVWRRLGGDDGGASKNAAARGSLSWVQRAFEEFWHLAATYACVSIWRGIWMLVEEWLQEEVLAFALLAVGSFLLLQTVYAANNVLTRGVSLDGQGVAFDIAFLSELLTVPSSGLS; encoded by the exons ATGGCggtggcgacggcagcagcggtaGCAACCTGCGACGCGCTACTGAGTCTGCTCGTCGCCACTCCGCTAGTCGTGGCCCACTGGCGCGCCGTGTGGTTCCTCCTGGACTGGTTCGTATTACCCCAGAGGCCCTACGTCAGCGGCTGGCTCTGCCTGTCCCTGGGCCACGCGGCCGTTCTGGCAGCCCACTTAGCCCAATACGCGCTCGGTTCGCTCGgggatgatgacgatgactaCAAGAGACTTCGGCCCAGACGGCCCTGGCGCCGGTTCGCGGCCCGCCTGTACACCCCGCTGCTGTCCGTGGCCACGATCGCCCAGTGGCGAGGTGTCTGGATCCTCCACGACCTGTTCCTCGAGCCAGTCGGTCCGGTGCCGTCGGCGCTCATCTCTCTGGGCGCGGGTTGCGTGGGGCTGGCCCTGGCCGGAGCCCTGAAGATGGTGCCGGCTTCGCCGCCGTTCGCCTTCGGCACAGACGAGCCGCGGGCCTACTTCGACGCCCCGACGCGGCTGGGCTGCAGGCCGGACAAGGGGGGATGGTTGCCGTTCGCGGCCGATTGCGCGCTCACGGTGCTTGTGCTGCAGACGCTGTTGATCAGCGCCTGGCGGGGACTGTGGGCCCTTCTGGACGCGACCAGTAGGTCGGCGAAGGCATCGCTGGCATCGGGTTCGACGGCTGCagtgctgctgctggctgcccaGGTGCCAGCCGGAATCGTGTGGCGACGCCTGGGCGGCGACGACGGAGGTGCATCCAAGAATG CAGCAGCAAGAGGCTCATTGTCCTGGGTGCAACGTGCATTCGAAGAGTTCTGGCACTTGGCTGCGACCTACGCCTGCGTGTCCATTTGGCGAGGAATCTGGATGCTTGTCGAAGAGTGGCTTCAGGAGGAGGTGCTAGCATTTGCACTGCTTGCTGTCGGATCGTTCCTTCTACTGCAGACTGTGTATGCTGCCAACAATGTTCTCACACGGGGCGTCTCCCTAGATGGGCAGGGTGTGGCATTTGACATTGCCTTCCTATCGGAGTTGCTCACAGTTCCGTCTTCCGGTCTATCTTGA
- the LOC144133379 gene encoding peptidyl-prolyl cis-trans isomerase FKBP2-like, producing the protein MARWCLIAWLALAAVSSAAATSEPSAGGKRLQIGVKKRVENCDARSRKGDVLHMHYRGTLEDGTEFDSSYNRGEPLTFTLGSGQVIRGWDQGLLAMCVGEKRKLVIPPDLAYGSRGAPPTIPGDATLTFEVELVKIDRKTEL; encoded by the exons ATGGCTCGTTGGTGCCTAATTGCGTGGCTCGCCTTAGCAGCGGTGAGCAGCGCAGCGGCGACGTCGGAGCCCAGCGCCGGTGGCAAGCGGCTGCAGATCGGCGTCAAGAAGCGCGTCGAGAACTGCGACGCCAGGTCTCGCAAGGGAGACGTGCTGCACATGCACTACCGCGGCACCCTCGAGGACGGCACCGAATTCGACAGCAGCTACAATCGTGGAGAGCCGCTCACCTTCACCCTCGGCTCGGGACAGGTCATCCGCGGGTGGGATCAGGGACTGCTGGC GATGTGTGTGGGAGAGAAACGAAAACTGGTGATACCTCCCGACTTGGCCTATGGTTCCAGAGGTGCGCCACCCACTATCCCAG GTGATGCCACGTTGACCTTCGAGGTGGAACTGGTCAAGATAGACCGGAAGACGGAACTGTGA